In the genome of Rhopalosiphum padi isolate XX-2018 chromosome 1, ASM2088224v1, whole genome shotgun sequence, the window TGCAATAggtatcttaaattttaaaacagcaCTAGAAGAaagaatatcattattaaatatcattttaacaCAATACGCATTTGAAACagaaaatttactaaatataataaatatggccCTACAAGGTTTTGTTCACTCCagtatattagatataaatacccttaaaaaccaattaaaagatattaaaacacaattacCCATAGGAGAAGGCATACCAATAGATTTAGATAATTCAGGAATATCAGAATTGTTACGACTAATTACAACtaacatagtatatatagaaaatgtattaatttttgtcatagaaatacctatagttaacaattatgaatttatattatataaaaacatacctTTACCAGTTAACATATACGATAACGACTATGTAATGATAGCTCCAAAATCTGattatatagctatagataAATCTAGATTATATTACTTAGAATTAAGCgaaatacaaatatcaaaatgtaaacaaatgatGAATacgttattatgtacttatgatCAACAGTTACATCATTTGGATGAATCCTGTGAGCTAACAATATTTAGAAAGCCAGGTATATTACCTAATTTgtgtaacttaaaaaatgttaattttaattttagtatatggcATAGATTAGATAATACAAATTCTTGGATATATGTTACGATTagggataatattatcattaaatgtaaaaataattcaaaaacaatagtAGTAAGTATAAACGGCACAGGCATTTTAGATTTAGACAATCAATGTGAAGCCAATACTGATGACGGGACATTATTAAtagcaaaaagaaaaataactacaaaaatgtataaagactTTATTCCACAACTAGACGTTTCAATTAACTggaaaactaaattaaacattacaaatacaattttaaaaaattcaaatattccaGATAAAGGTAattctatagtaaaaaaaaattttattcaaactaaTAGAATACTCCAAATCACTAgaagaattaaaatacataaaaacaagtAGTAATGTTATGGGCACAATAGGTgatgaattatacataattataacaataagtatCATCAGTATaggtttagtaataataataattttatatttaataatcaaaaacaaacATTGTAAAACATCTAATTCTGTAAAAAACCCAATAGAAGGTAAGATAATATATGAAACCGTAGACAATCCAAATCATGAAAATCCATTgcctagaataatataatttgcaatAGGCAATGAACTTTCATTTAACCCCGGGGGTGTTAGGAACCCTTGCACACACACTTTAGATTagtaagcatattatacaataacatagtAGTGTAAGcaatatgtgtaattttttgCAAGCGACTGCGTCGCCAAGACAAGAACGTAGAATAAGCAAGAGTTAGTCGTGAATAAGTAGCCGATTCGTATAATActgtgttgttaaaatattcttataataaaatattttcttaaagttaAACAGATTTTGTGTAGTGTTTTGAATACAACCCGTAAGTGAACGAActtttttacaacatatatatacctTTTGGCCTTAACCGAAAGAGTATATAACAgtgggtataacgtcctcttaatgtCACCATATTATCAAATGGAATTTTACACACTGATACTGATACTTGTTTTTCGTTGTCAATATATCATGGTGGAGCTTACATGCACTACACGCAGCGGTTCGAGACAACGAAAAACCATCATATCCCCATTATTTACTGACTTACTGTACGTATATAGCCAACACTCGTTTTTCAATCGACTTACGATGCGTTTTTACATCAATTAAATGCTGTCCggttttaggtacctatatcgtCCGCTGTTTTCATTGTTATATAACACCTAATATTAGAGATAATGCGCGCATACACCCGAACTTAATATGCGAATGTATTACTGTGCCCGGTCAACGGCCGAGATGACTTTTGAATAGGCGTTCGACCGTCATAGAAACCAATTAAAATTTCTACGGAGCAAAATATAATGTTACGTAGGATAGAAATACAAATTCACCTAGGCATGTGAAAACTGTGGTACCGTTTTGTATTCGAATTAAAgtcgttattttattgtaattgggTCATTATTTCTTGTTTTAGAAATCCTAACCGAACAGCCGACCGGATGGTTAGTCTAATGAGTAATGTATACACTTATACGGATTactttaaaaacgaaaataataataataataatacgtctaCTAAGTGTCTTGTCAATTGCGCACAATCACAAATCCGTGACCGGAAGCACgggaaatatatcaaatatattatattattgttattatcatttgttattacgAGTACTCGAGGTTTCCAAGTattcgttgattttttttttttttttttaatttaaaattggtataataactaatttaaacgaAATCATTTCACGGTACGATAAACAATCACTTACCACTTTACctgatacctacctaataaaacACACGACGAGAAGACTGCCGACCAATTATGTAcgcgtaaaaaaatatttaaaaaaaacgtatcGGTTATACCTAATAGTGAAAACCAATCGGTGGGAATATTTGAATCGGTTATTTTtgcagaaataaataaattaaaaatgtgttctcCTCGTCAACAACAACCATAACGATCGAACTGATAATATTGTTGgatagaaaaaatcaaaattaatgggGGCTTGAGCCGGATTCGCGAATAAAATGGATTTCGTCTCGTTCGAGACTATTATAagcataattataatgtaatgaaaaaGTCTTTTCACTTATAAGTGACGTATATATCAGACTCGTACACGGGCACGACCGCTCCGGACGATAATATCGAATATAAATGGATAGGCTCGTGCACGGGTCTGCAAACAACCCTCTCGCCGATCGTCTAACGCACCCCGTCCGTTTTAGTTGATTATTTCGATTATCCGCGAGCCCGGGGTTACTTGACGACTGGTGAATGTGGGATTTAGGGAAGTGATTGGGGGCTCTTTTACTAGTctcgtaattttaaaatgcgAGCACAACGTTTGTGGACATTTACTTCTATTTattaaatcgtatataatattgtaactatatCTAAAACGCGTACAAACAGTACGcctcttataatataattatacttcacCTCTGTCCGTTCGGTATTGATATCGTTTTTATGTGCAAAAACACGATTTTCGCTGTATAATAACGCCATCTCACCTATAATAAGacgatcaaaaaaaaaactgtgtagaatgattattatttctatttttgttcTATCGATAAAAGACAACATTTTACCGCAGTCACATCGATGCCGCACTACAGAGTCCAAACGTAGTATGTAGTGAATCAAATGTTGTACCCACTCACCCACTTGCTCACgacgatttaaaataatgtattaatttgccGTTTTTGGCTTAAATAGATATGCAACaaacacttttaaattaaaatatactatgtaaaCAAATCATGTAATATTATGCCTATCAAAACCTATTGACTTACCCACctaacaattttttgaatagCTTTCGCAACtgctacatattttatttgaatgtgCGCCTGCACTGAGTCACATATTAAACAGTATTTtcagatatttcaattttaaaccgCTGATAACGtctttaaaacgtttttttttaccacTAATTTATACCGAATTTAATAACGTAGTTTTTTGTaacctgtataataatagtctCTTCTAggcataaatctaaaaatataaaattgtaaaaagtgTATAAAGTAAGCAATTAATTACCCTACAGTTATCCCAAAtcctataaacattaattatttacaatcgtAAGTAaggtataccgtatacataTTAACATTCATTGTTGTAGAAATTGCCTAGATTTTGttccttaatattttatagccaACACCGAGCCGTTCACTCATTTGCATCAAtcattatgagtttatgactcaGAGCAACTAAGTATGCATCTGTACATTTTCAAACACAatgtaggtaataactaataatgaatGCAGTGCGATCTCGCACATTTTACgatgtaatttatattcatatttacaccaaagttcattaaaaaatttaaaattatatattttcaataatatactatataaatacttCAAGTGTTGACTAATACATGATACCAAACTAAAATTAGTTCTACACCTATGGTATATGCTTATTATAcgaacattttataaactacttaacccaaaaaataataataaaaatgacaattattttatattttaaattgccgCGCGGTGAACATGTACACGCATAATATTGAgagacaaatttaaaaaagaaaccaatacttatcagttatcataaaCATTACAACATTGCATAGaattacgttttatttatatcaagtcgaaaaacaaattatacctACAGGTGCAGAGCACAAACACGagacaatagtaataaattcgtgttattatataatataatatacctaataactattaaagaagataatatttacaattgaattttttttcattcataatttcaaaattaatttaatgcagTTTTTTTGTCCATTTTATAAATAGAGTTGTACCTACTTGAGTTTTCAACAGACAAACAAACGGTGAACGAAATAACATGAAAATCAGTGTTCATATGGTTATAGAAAACATTACATACACGTTCAATGTACATGcgaattgcataatatttacataggtGCAATTACCATTCTAGagagtacttatatattatgcatatttttatattcgtatTCTTAAATTGGTACAACAGGTACAATAGCAAACACTAAAATTagtgaaattttaattaagctATGCAAATTTTTACACGCATCGGCGATACGCATTTCTCGGAAAACGTGTTACACATGTTCACATGAC includes:
- the LOC132927309 gene encoding uncharacterized protein LOC132927309, whose product is MKKKNPLKDYAVNIQTFFFLKEIHYPAQKQYNMKSKRQKQTNPYFRDHIVSLILKKKEIDKQIEQLEQDEINLAEKYSYLLHEMQAEKAAIGILNFKTALEERISLLNIILTQYAFETENLLNIINMALQGFVHSSILDINTLKNQLKDIKTQLPIGEGIPIDLDNSGISELLRLITTNIVYIENVLIFVIEIPIVNNYEFILYKNIPLPVNIYDNDYVMIAPKSDYIAIDKSRLYYLELSEIQISKCKQMMNTLLCTYDQQLHHLDESCELTIFRKPGILPNLCNLKNVNFNFSIWHRLDNTNSWIYVTIRDNIIIKCKNNSKTIVVSINGTGILDLDNQCEANTDDGTLLIAKRKITTKMYKDFIPQLDVSINWKTKLNITNTILKNSNIPDKGNSIVKKNFIQTNRILQITRRIKIHKNK